CTGCTGATTATTTTCTCAATCAATTtactgtttgtttggtttgtatAAAttcttaaaattgttttttattgtatcaCAATTACCCAAAGTAATACCTTGAGATGattttttttgaaaacattaaaaaaaaagaaatcctcacATCACATTTGTATGTACGTAAATCATTTAATGAGCTAATCAATTCAGCTACACAATAACATTGTCATGTGTTTGGTGTGCTGAATTTGTAACTTACGCTGTCCAATACTTGtacaatatttgaaatgtaGTAATACTTTTGTAACAGTTAAAGTAAAGTACTTAGTTCCACCACTGTCTGTCGGTGGCCCTTATGAATAACTTGCACCCTGATGCTCAGTATCCATGGTAACTTACCTCTAGGGGAAAagtctgtgaaaacatttcAGGGAGCTTCTGACTTCTGGCATCATTCCAAACCTGGTATTCATAAGGTGAGAAACAACTTGTAAGTTTACACAGGTAAGTTCATGTTCCATTAAATTAGTGAAAAATAAGACGTGTCTGTGATTTACAGTATATTGATTTGCAAACTAAAAATCAATCAACTAGCGGCGTTTACCTACAGAAGCCATCTTATTATTTGTATGGACTCACCTCTGCTCTTTCGTGCCCAGTAGAGAGTTTCCAGAGGATTTCAAAGTAAATCAAGCCCAAAGCAAATATGTCCACTTTTCGGTCatatttcttctctctcttttgtgaTGGATAAAAACACAGTATTGACAAAAGGCACTTCAGCAGTTTCATGTTATCCATAATATTATCAACAGAATAAAGCAGCAGCTTTCAGCTGAATatttttcagcaaaaaaaaagaaataatcaagaagaAATTTCTTTCTCTGCGACCCGGCGAGCCGGTTGGGGACGACAGCTATAGACCATCTCACTTGTTCAGGAGCCATGTAACTGTGCGTTCCTCTTTCCCGTGATCTCTCCATCAGGGCATtgtcatcaccatcatcatcttgGGTGACCAGACCAAAGTCTCCAATCTTCGCTTTTCCATCAAGTCCAAACAAGATGTTTTCAGGCTTATCAAATGCAGAGGAAGAAACAGTAAAgtcaatataataaataaacagtcaGTAGGTGTGGCTTTTATGCGGCCAATAACTAGTGTAATCAATAATAGCCTTTTTTAGTCGAACATTTAttaggtaaaaaaataaatctaataatttggcatttgtttattgtattaTCACTGCATTAAATCTAATGTAACGCCCCCATTTACAAGTTGTATGTTCAAGGGTTTTATGACCATCTGTTGAAAATACTATTGAACGTTCCCTCCATCCTACCTTGAAATAATATTCTGGTGGACAATAGTTAAATACTGgccttaaaaaatgtaaactttgACTCAAGTCCAGATGTAATAACTAAATATTAAGCACAATGAATTCATGAACACAAATTCACGGGACAGACATCCCAACTACAGCCAGCTCATCATAATCTGTATTTTTGCTCTATTTGCTTTTCTACATACTCACTCCATTCCAGGTCAAGCCAGTTTCTTGGATAAGGTCACCTTGATGTCACCTACAGAATGGTTCCAGTCCTCCTAACACATCCAAATACCTGTGATTTTGGGTTCCCCCTGGCTCAGGCTGCACAATTCACACATTGACTGCTTCACTGGAGCCATCTTACAAAAGAGCCGTCATTCTCAAGCTGTCTATCTCAAATCCTCTCACTCTCCTGTTCCTTACAGAGTTTGCAAAACTCCCTgaaagctcttttttttgtgcaaaatgtTTCAACGTGCAGGAGGGCAAGAACTTCAGCCCTTCTCCTCCACAAATGCCCCTACGGAGTTCCAGGCAGTGGTCAATGATGTTCTCCAGGACCTGAATAAGATCAGGGTTTTGTATATCGGAGTATATATATCAAGAGGCAAGCAGGATCTGCTCTTTAGAGCAAATGCAAGAAATATGAGTGCTGTCCGCCTCTGCTGTTCCCGATCTATTCCGCCTTCCACGATAGTCTGCAGCCTGCTGGTATTTTATAAAGGATAATTTATCAGTGTGCTGTGTCTCTCGTGTGCTCGACTACCACATGACACCATACAGGTTGACTTCTGCTTCCTACCGAAAGGGAAGATATTATCAACGTAAACCTGCTTCCACCGGCCTCCACATCACTACTGTTGCTCGACAGTCCATGATGTACCGAACTGTATACTGGACTTCAAACAGCAGTCACACAGCACAGTTCCACAAACTCTCTCGCACAATCCCTCCTAGCACTTATACCTAAAATGTCTAGTATGGGTCTCAACCAGTgtacacaataaaaataaactggtTCCATGTAATCCGCCCAGGATGTCTCACGGTGCTGGGCCTCGTCAGAGTAATACACCTGACCTGTTACTGTGGTGGCGGgctgtggttagctcagctgctgaggggagagcgggggagtggatCAGGGAACGGTGCCCGCAAGTGAGTAAGAAACACAGGTGGAAGTGATCCTGACTGTCTCCCTATCATATGCAGTGAGGAGGACTTGGAGGCAAGTTGGAAGCCAGACGCTCAGGGCCGAGGCCGAGGAGCCGAGCAACTGATTGCCGAATAAAGACTGTTGTCACTCTCATACGTGCGTCTGAGGGTCCTTGCAAAGATCCGACGGAGCTAGCTATACAACGGCTACAGTTACATACAGGTAGCGTCTATATCACCTTTGTCTGCATAATAGGTCTCACCTTAAGGTCCCTGTGGACGTGCCTCTTGGAGTGGATGTATTCGACTGCACTAACTATTTGCTCAGTGATGCTTTGACCTTCTTCTCTTCGCTTGGAGTCTTGCAGAGACTCCTTGTTCCTCTCAACAATCCAATGCTTTAGTGTTTTGGTATCACATAACTCCATCTGAATATAGAAGTACTTTGCAGATGAATTACTCGACGTcctggaaaagaaagaaagctttaTTGATGATCTTTGACAGAAGTAAGACTTAACTAAGTGCATGGGACTCACTGGGAGGAGCCGTAAGTATCTGAACTGTCAGCTGCACAGTCAGCTAATTCAGGATTCCTGTATCCTGAATCCTCCACCCAAAATGTGTAGTATCTGACGATATTAGAGTGGAGGAGTTCTGATAACGTCCCCATTTCTCGAAGAGATTTCCTGATCCAAAGAAAAACGAGATAAGGAATCAGCAAACAGAGTACTTGCATAAATACGGCCCAATGCACACAGGAACCGTGCGACTTTATACTTACTCTTCACAGCGGACAACCTTTACAGCATAATACACGTTATTCAGCATTTTATGTTTTGCTTTGTAAACACGACCAAACGCTCCTCTGCCAAGAAGCTCCATGGGATCAAACTCCGACGTGAACCTGTTGATCAAATATTTGAAGAGGTTTAAGGCTGTATCCGTATATACATGTCACATGGTGCAttggaaatacatttttcataccTGGACGGGATGGATGTCTCTTTCTGACTATTTCCAGAAATCGGGACTTTGACAGCATCCTTAgggaataaaataatgaatggatTCAGAATGTTTAAGCCGCTGCAGTTGTTATGTTAGCATAGAGTCTTATTGTTGAGGTGACCTCACAACTAGTAGTTACTGCGTTTATGGAACCTGGCAGCTCTTTCTGTAGCTCCACCCCACTGAGTAAGCAGCATAGAAGGGAGTTGATCTTTCTATTTACTATCACAGTTTTTAGGATTGTAATGAGAAGTACAGACCTGATCCCTGGAAGAGTTtgatgaatctgtgaatattacTGAGCCACTTGTGCCCGTTGACTGGCTTTGAGGCGATGCAAGAGACTCTCTAGGAGAAAAGAGGCACGAGTTAGGactttttaatatttgcatTTCTACAAACTGTCTTCTATTACTCGGGTCAATGAGTGCCTTACAGTGAACTTGTTGCTGACAACCTGTCAAAGACATTGTCTCCAGAAGCAGCTGACGTTAAGGGAATctgaaatattcacaaaaatgttataatgtagcatttatcaaaacatttttatttttgctatgGACCCAAATTAGACTTTTTTGAACTTACAGGGCTGCTACAGTACATATCATAACTGTAGAGCTTTGCTTTACCTACTGAGGGAGGGAACAGACCTGAGCCCTGGAAGGGTTTGACGTTATTGGGCTTCCTGTGCCCATTGGCCTGCTCTCTGCTGACGATTCGAGGGACTCCCTGCGGGACATGAGCACATCGGTCTCATTATCTGACTCTGTTGTCTGCCTTTTTACTAATTACATGAAGTGCCTTACTGTGTAGTTGATCGGCTAAGCAACACGGGTGAAGGACAATCTTCTGCTGTTGAGTTGATAGACACCTAAAATTTAAAGAATGGACACAATAGACATCATTAATTCATATGAAATTTCCCCATAGtagaacatttttattcaaacgtAATCAAAGTGAGTGAGTGTATATTTCATGATATAAAGGGAgtacaaaaacatgaaataccTTGCTGTCCCAGTCCGACTGTTCTTGGAGAGCAGACCAGGCCAGCCGAGCTGCATTTCGTTTGGCTTCCTTTACagtcccaccctccccttcAGGGTACAACCTTTTGTCTATCATTAATTTGTAGAAAaatcttttgttaaaaaaaagagaaaagagcaaaTATTTTAGATCATTATCCAAACACATAGCTGAATAGCAATTAACAGTTAGAAAAAGTATCTAGTTAGAGTACAGAGGATGAGGTTAATTAATACTCACTGATGCCGACCATCTAGAAAGCATCTCCTCTCTTCAATGTATGAATGGCAGCGGTTGGTTTTCTGACAGTACTGGGCAATCATTGATATGAAATCCGCCTCTCCTTCCCTTCGTCTGTCTTTGTTGGCATGCAAGTTGCCACTGAGGCGTCTGAACCGATTTCTGTAACAAACAAGTGATGTGTCACACTGATGAATACGTTAAACTGTAAATCAGCAAAACTGAGAACTGTATTCGCCTGCTTCAGACGGTATAACGCAGAGGACAGCTCGATTGTACTTCCTGTCATTTTCTACTACATCTACATAACTTATTacccttttattttactttctttaTGGCTGTCCTGAGCAGCAACTGTTTATCTCatcttaaaattaaaataagtgCACTGCTGTTGTGATTTACTCACCTGATATCCAACACTGTCTGATCTATTTTATCTTTCTGTTGACCTGATGAACAGTGTTTCTCCTCTGCATCCTTGAAAATTAAAATACAGATCATGATGTTAAAATGGTTGACACAGTGGACCGTGGCCTGCTATGtttgttaaagaaaacaaacggaTTCAAGGCCTACGAAAGGTCTTTTACTTTAAGAGGAACAATAATCTTACCGTGTTCTGATCTCGGTTCGCCAACAAGTTTTCTAGGGCAATTTTAGCGGCATTGTGCTTGGCCTCCTTCTTGTTCTTGCCCACACCATTGGGATAGACTTTACCATTAAAGACTACCCACTGGGTGTGTCTGTGAGAAAATATCACATCTGAGtcattgatatatatatatacatatatctatatatagatagatagatagagtgagaaagagagctggatggatggattcttCATTCATCCCCAGGTAGAAATTGATCTGTGCAGTAACCATTGGACTCCACCAGGATGCCCACGCACACCCTCAGCGTGTTTAGCAGTACGACACATTTATTCAAAGAATACACATTTGAACCCATTAATACTACTGTATACCTCTCTTCAACCTGACCATGATTTACTTAGAATATGAAGAGGTAAAGACAGCACAGGGAATGTCCTTGCGCCATTACGCTCATTCACGCGTGCATACGGAAGTGATGCCAGTGTCCAAATCGTCATCGACTAGTGATGCCGATGTCCAAATGTACAAACTGGGGTTAAGAGTAACATAAAGTTACATTTAATTGAACTCACGTTAGATCATGACCAGGGCCGGCCGCAAATCCTTCAAACTTCAGCTGAGCGCGCGTTGCCTTTGCGTACTCATTTAGTTTAGAAAGATAGTTCCTAGTTTCCAtcttaaataaaaagcagccGGAATACCAACTCAAAACCCATAACGTTACATGACCCCTTAAGAACAAAGTAAAAGCTCACAATACTCTCAAAATAATAAGTCTCGTGTTGTTGGGTAACACCCGTGCGTTGCTTCAATTCAGACCTCCCTTAAGTTTCAATTTCTTCATGACGTCATTCTGGGTTCGTCACGTGACTTTGCTTTatccaacaaaaagaaaacgtaATTAAAAACTCCACGTAGTGCAGTGAACTTACAGCTACGAACGACTAAATGTCAGGAAGGGGAGCGGCTCGGCATTGATGGTGAGAAGCTGGTTGTTGTTCGTTGGGGGTTGAACTGGTCCGTCCGGTGGTGCGCACGCAGCGTCTCAGAGACAAGGGGACAACGCCTAGAGAGGGACGCCTCTAACATGTTATCTTACAACATGTTAAGAGTAAACACTCAACACATCATGCTCACTGACGGACACTTCAACTGTCTACATCCAATACCAATGTTACAACATCTAAATGAGACTAAATGTTGCTTATTCCGTGACTGTGACAGGTGTGGGTCTGTGGACTTGATTGTAGTTGCTATGGCGACAGATGTGGCTGTTATAGCAGGGTTGAATGTATAACAACAGACATGTCTGCATCAAATGATGTGACTGGATTGAAGGGTTGTTGTGGAGCTATTCCTACAGCCGAGCAGGATAACGTACTCAGCCACCCGAAAGGTTGTTGCTTATACTAATCTCCTTCGATCTTTAGTGGTTATGGATAATTCATTTGTGTTACCTGCACTTACCTTTTATGTCACATTGTTCTTAATACAAATAATACTCAGTGCTTCATTGTTTTGGCCACTCCTCAGTCTCTTTAATTTGCCCATTTTCATTTGCCTGAAAATATGTGTAacgttaattcattcattcatgtctttttgtttacagttttgGGAATCAATGCTAATTATTGAGAAATAGCATTTGGTACATCGTCATTTCTTGAGCTAGGGTTCGTTCCTTAATTCAGAACTGAAACAGATTCATCtgaatgtaaaaacaaagtagTTTATCATTTAACTCCctctaaaatgaataaaatgtgtaaaatacaaCAAACTTCACGACGCATGGATGACCAACACACCTTCGTTGTCACTGTTTTATTTCCcaatttattctatttattacAAAGCAAATGGTATAATAGGATAGACATCACTTAATACACATTTATCCATTTACAACATTGACAAATTTGAAATAAAGCATTCTAGGTAATTACCCAGGCCATGATTCATTAATCGAATAATGTTGCGATCAGGTCATTCCATGGTTTACATGTAGCACATGTACATTTTAGATTTTGTCCTATAAATATGTTGTATATATAAATTATGTTTACACTAATTTAATTATGTTTGGTCACTTTTGGACACCAAAAAATAATTCCGTAATAATTAATGCTAAGGGAGAACTTGTAATTGCATATTTTTTGTCCCAgtgaaccccccaaaaaacatcttAAGCAGGGAGCTATTTCTAGGTGGCAACATCTTCAGACATACAACTCCTTGAGCTGTGAACTTTGGTCTGTGCACAAGATCCAGATGTAAAATTGCCCCAGTTAATCCCCCTAATTATATACATATGGATGTTTCCATACTTCTCGTTAGAAATACAGTCTTCAATTGATGCCATATAAAACATTACGGTCTCTTACATGAACAGATTACAATAAATGGCAAGTATGACAACCCAAAGTAGATATTTGTTGCCTTTTTGGGTTGCCAAAGTTGCAATGTGGACTCATTCCTAAGACCATGAATCTCTTGTGAAATGtggacattttatttgtaaatgtacAAGTTAAACACATTCACGACCatatgcatatttgaattaCACGTCTACAACCCCGCTAGTGGACAACAGCCTTAATCAATCCCACCTGCTGCTACGATCACTTTTAGTGCTGCTTACAACCAGTCAACCAGCACTGACACCAAATGTCAAACTCTGCCTCCATTTTGATCTGAAAGACACTCACGTAGTGTTTTGCGACTGCATATTGCAGTTGCCAAAGAAATGTTGCACCCAGTGAAGTACTCAAAACTTCCTTTTGTGACGGTTCCTCCCACAGCTGGTGTCTACTGCATAGATATGTGtttaaaggctagatgtcttatGGCggaggcggccatcttggtagtGTCAGCTCGCTCACCCGTAACATTGTGTCGTTAGTGGTACATGTACTTTAAATAATTATAACTCgctcaattttcaaccgatttttaTGGTTTGTTATGaacgtcagagatgtagttatgacataTTTATGAATACTGTTCTgtttaatatcattttcgtatgaaaacccatggttataattataattattcataagtatgcagtgtcataaatacatccctgtacagggtggggatttcaacacaCAGCATTTCGTGATGTATATTTATAAAGAGAAATCttgtacctattttagaacattgttctattttttagaacataacagaattatatatatatatatatatataatatgtatgcagtgtcataactacgcctctgacgtttataacaaaccaggCCGATTAAAAGTCGGTTGAAAATTGAGTAAGTTATGGTCATTTAAGTGCACGtatcactaccaacacaatgttatgggtaaGTGAGCTGCctgtaccaagatggccgctaTGTGCGGACGTTCCACATCtagctatggcggcaaatcactgtcaaaattcgagagcgcaaatcaggtcgatgtgcgcgcgtaaatcaaacatccgcgagcaaaagtctccCGCGCGttacgtgaacttcgttgctcgcgaggttagcctctgctcgcgctcgaaggtgttttctacgcgctcgttgtttttctttctgacagtaagggggcggagccagtcaccattgtatctacatctaattggttacaaaccccgtctttggattggctgaagtgatgcattcacacaactatagaagcccatttccgcactgaagaaaggggatagtaagtcgaaattatgagataaaacgttgtcaaaacacaaacggcacctctctgtaaccgtagtggaccgtagatgacaaccagctacaaccatcatttaccatcattaccggcacattaagaccaatgcgtccagctcgcaggccggtccgtcagtctaaatcttgccaactttaccgaactatggaggagcctgcgttTATCTTATATCATCTCATTAgtttgattttccaaaaatcgATCGGTATTGAAAGTTGATtgaaagatattcacagatttcgGACTTCATTTTATCAAtacggtctgcgagctggacgcattgctcgtgatgtgccggtaatgatggtaaattatggttgcagctggttgtcatctacggtccactacggttacagagaggtgtcgtttgtgttttgacaacattttatctcatcatttcgactttctatcccctttcttcagccaatccaaagacgcggtttgtaaccaattagatatAGAGATagcatggtgactggctccgccccctcactgtcaaaaagaacagcagcgagcGCGTggaaacaccttcgagcgcgagcagagactaaccgagcgagcgagcaaatatctcgcgcgagagggagatttgctcgcggatgtttggtTTACGCGTGCGCATCAACCTGGTTTGCCGCCATATCCAGGTATAGGATATATTGACAGGatgactcacacacaaactcacaagaTGAAATCAATGGAGGCTTCAGTGTAGAGGCGTAGTGAAGACAACAAGGAGGGAACTTTACAAAATGCCCACACGCCCTttgcacatacacattcatgGTCCTAGGAGTGAGTCCACGTTGCCATTTTTGCTACATATCGAATTTTATTCAATCAATAAAATACTGAATTGTACTTCAAGGAACTGCCGGATCGCCAAACTAGCTAATTTGAGGTTTTTCCACTGTTACGGGTTAGTTATGAAAACAACACAAGGTCTGCTCGTGAGTTTGTATCTGGTTTTGTATGTGCCACTTCCAAATTTCATGGCTTTAGGAGCTAAATGTCTGAAAGTATTGAACACTAAAATTGGCTATAACTCCATGCAATCCTCAATATTCAGcataaatctttttttgcaCTCAATTTTTTTGAGTGACAAAAtctaaaatgtacacaaaccGTCTGCTCGGATTTGAATAACCGAATCCTCTTATTGTATTATAAATCAGTACTATGATTATGACACATCTTTTCACATCTGATCACAAAACAGTTAGAGATCATTAGCAATACAAACGTGCAAATAAAAAGGTATTATGGATTATTATCCCGAATTAACACAATTTGTGATGACTGATGCTTTTGTCTTGTTATTTTAGTGTCCTTGTAAGTCAGAAAGTCCTACTTTCGCGGCGTGTATCTTTAAGCCCTCTTAGTGTTTGGGAGCACTCTTCCAGGTGCATCTTCAGTTGACTTGCTTCCGGTCGGTCTTCTGGGTTTGCACTCAACATCGACTTAATGACTTTGACCTGAAACAGAAAGAACAGCGATCTTCATGATATCAACTGTAAACTGTAAAAACTCCTCCTCTAATTCACTTCACCTGGGTATCCTAACGAAAGTAACTCTTTTCCACCAACCAGCATCTGTCCTATCTGACATTTAACTGTTGGTCCTGTTATGGCTTCCATTGCAACAGTGTGAACCCCGTACCTCAGCCCCACCACCGCCCTGCCAGAAGCATCGCCAACGTCTGCAACCCTGACGAAAGTACGGTTTCATGTATCAAGTAAAAGAAAGAGTGCTCGTGTACCTCCAGGATAAAATTGCTTGAAAATCTCTCAGGAAATATCTGGTTTCTGGCATCATCCATGACCTGGGGTAAAAAGACAAGAAGAACATTTAATAGGTGCGATTAAAAATTGATAGGCTGTCGGCTTATTTCACAGATGGCATTTCTGCTGTGAAATTAAATTTGGGGATGGTTATATGTGTTTGGTAGCCATCTTTGAAAAatactaaaaacaaaaagcattcaTTGGGTCACAGTTAACATTGACTTGAATTGAACAGCTCACCTTTTTCCTCTCCTGGCCGATCGAGATGTTCCAAAGGAGTTCAAAATATAACAACCCAAAAGCGAATATGTCCACTTTTCGATCATAAGTCGAACTCCTGCTCTTCTGTCATGAAACAAGAGAAACAAGAGCCCACAATTAACAAAAGGCACTGAAGCTCTACAAACCTCCCGTCAACAACAAACATTTGAGATGAATCCAAAGTGAATGTCGGTGTAGAACATCTCACTTGCTCAGGAGCCATGTAACACGGGGTTCCTTTGTACACC
This portion of the Gasterosteus aculeatus chromosome 6, fGasAcu3.hap1.1, whole genome shotgun sequence genome encodes:
- the LOC120820498 gene encoding interferon-induced, double-stranded RNA-activated protein kinase encodes the protein METRNYLSKLNEYAKATRAQLKFEGFAAGPGHDLTHTQWVVFNGKVYPNGVGKNKKEAKHNAAKIALENLLANRDQNTDAEEKHCSSGQQKDKIDQTVLDIRNRFRRLSGNLHANKDRRREGEADFISMIAQYCQKTNRCHSYIEERRCFLDGRHQFFYKLMIDKRLYPEGEGGTVKEAKRNAARLAWSALQEQSDWDSKVSINSTAEDCPSPVLLSRSTTQESLESSAESRPMGTGSPITSNPSRAQIPLTSAASGDNVFDRLSATSSLESLASPQSQSTGTSGSVIFTDSSNSSRDQDAVKVPISGNSQKETSIPSRFTSEFDPMELLGRGAFGRVYKAKHKMLNNVYYAVKVVRCEEKSLREMGTLSELLHSNIVRYYTFWVEDSGYRNPELADCAADSSDTYGSSQTSSNSSAKYFYIQMELCDTKTLKHWIVERNKESLQDSKRREEGQSITEQIVSAVEYIHSKRHVHRDLKPENILFGLDGKAKIGDFGLVTQDDDGDDNALMERSRERGTHSYMAPEQREKKYDRKVDIFALGLIYFEILWKLSTGHERAEVWNDARSQKLPEMFSQTFPLENQIIKSMLHQKPEDRPEASELKAKMEICAQIYNTQNVHLANATA